From the genome of Streptomyces sp. NBC_01260, one region includes:
- a CDS encoding succinic semialdehyde dehydrogenase has product MTDSQASTPTSAAGVGTNPVAAAPAGVRTAADVVTPEVIAQLTRGVVGSGRTANHTPFTGEKLADLPESTPEDVAAAFERARAAQSVWAATPVRARAAVLLRFHDLVLSRQSEVLDLIQLETGKARLHAHEEVQAVAVAARHYGRKAGSYLKPKRHTGVVPTLTKVTELRQPRGVIGQIAPWNYPFELSVGDALPAFVSGNAVVMKPDTETALTALWARDLLIEAGLPAEVFQIVLGDGPVVGPEVVKHADYVSFTGSTRTGREVAQGAAARLVGVSLELGGKNAMLVLKDADVEKAAAGAVRACFSSAGQLCISIERLYVHESVADDFVERFAARTKAMRLGNSLAYGADMGSLVGERQLETVSRHVAEAVEKGATLVAGGVARPDIGPLFYEPTILDGVEAPMAVCTEETFGPVVSIYRFSDEDEVIGLANATPYGLNSSVWTKDGRRGHRVAARLRTGTVNINEGYAPAYGSVQSPMGGMKESGLGRRHGSEGILKYTEAQTVAQQRLIPLAPSFGMDDEKYAAFMSRSLKAMKAFRLR; this is encoded by the coding sequence ATGACGGACTCGCAGGCCTCCACGCCCACCTCCGCCGCCGGTGTCGGCACCAACCCGGTGGCCGCCGCGCCCGCGGGCGTGCGCACGGCCGCCGATGTCGTGACCCCCGAGGTGATCGCCCAGCTGACCCGCGGCGTCGTCGGCTCCGGGCGTACCGCCAACCACACCCCCTTCACCGGGGAGAAGCTGGCCGACCTGCCCGAGTCCACCCCCGAGGACGTGGCGGCCGCCTTCGAGCGGGCCCGTGCCGCCCAGTCGGTCTGGGCCGCGACGCCCGTGCGGGCCAGGGCCGCCGTGCTGCTGCGCTTCCACGACCTCGTGCTCAGCCGCCAGTCCGAGGTCCTCGACCTCATCCAGCTGGAGACCGGCAAGGCCCGTCTGCACGCCCATGAGGAGGTGCAGGCGGTCGCCGTCGCCGCCCGGCACTACGGCCGCAAGGCCGGTTCGTATCTGAAGCCGAAGCGGCACACCGGTGTCGTCCCGACCCTCACCAAGGTCACCGAGCTGCGCCAGCCGCGCGGCGTCATCGGCCAGATCGCGCCGTGGAACTACCCGTTCGAGCTGTCCGTCGGCGACGCCCTGCCCGCGTTCGTCTCCGGCAACGCCGTGGTGATGAAGCCCGACACGGAGACCGCGCTGACCGCGCTCTGGGCCCGTGACCTGCTGATCGAGGCCGGGCTTCCGGCCGAGGTGTTCCAGATCGTGCTCGGCGACGGACCCGTGGTCGGCCCCGAGGTCGTCAAGCACGCCGACTACGTCTCGTTCACCGGCTCCACCCGCACCGGCCGCGAGGTCGCCCAGGGCGCCGCGGCCCGGCTCGTCGGGGTCTCGCTGGAGCTCGGCGGCAAGAACGCCATGCTGGTCCTGAAGGACGCCGACGTGGAGAAGGCCGCCGCGGGCGCCGTCCGGGCCTGCTTCTCCTCCGCCGGTCAGCTCTGCATCTCCATCGAGCGGCTGTACGTCCACGAGTCGGTCGCCGACGACTTCGTGGAGCGGTTCGCCGCCCGTACGAAGGCCATGCGGCTCGGCAACTCCCTGGCCTACGGGGCCGACATGGGCTCCCTGGTGGGCGAGCGCCAGCTGGAGACGGTCAGCCGGCATGTCGCGGAGGCCGTCGAGAAGGGCGCCACGCTCGTCGCGGGCGGGGTCGCGCGTCCCGACATCGGCCCGCTCTTCTACGAGCCGACCATCCTCGACGGCGTCGAGGCGCCGATGGCCGTCTGCACCGAGGAGACCTTCGGACCGGTCGTGTCGATCTACCGCTTCAGCGACGAGGACGAGGTCATCGGCCTCGCCAACGCCACCCCGTACGGACTCAACTCAAGTGTCTGGACCAAGGACGGCAGGCGCGGCCACCGGGTCGCCGCCCGGCTGCGGACCGGCACGGTCAACATCAACGAGGGCTACGCCCCCGCGTACGGCAGTGTGCAGTCCCCGATGGGCGGCATGAAGGAGTCCGGTCTCGGCCGCCGGCACGGCTCCGAGGGCATCCTCAAGTACACCGAGGCGCAGACCGTCGCCCAGCAGCGGCTGATCCCGCTCGCCCCGTCCTTCGGGATGGACGACGAGAAGTACGCGGCCTTCATGAGCCGCAGCCTGAAGGCGATGAAGGCGTTCCGCCTGCGCTGA
- a CDS encoding serine/threonine-protein kinase: MDRSQGTDAGLVLAGRYRLGEVLGRGGMGKVWQAHDEVLHRTVAVKELTAGLYVAEADRVVLHARTQKEARAAARITHPGVVTVHDVIEHDNRPWIVMQYVDGPSLADAAKESGELEPREAARIGLHVLGALRAAHSAGVLHRDVKPGNVLLARDGRVLLTDFGIAAIEGDSTITRTGELVGSIDYLAPERVRGGDPGPASDLWSLGATLYTAVEGRSPFRRTSPISTMQAVVAEEPSAPTRAGALTPVITALLRKDPADRPSAEETERMLLEAMEGRRPRAAQAYVPTQQVPQEMLHAMGSGGTSGGTAQLPHPAAAPAPGSAPVTRRGRGRWRTAMLVVALAALLGGGAGIAAMKYRDHPGSSSASGGTGTPGARSPDPAPHKSSPKSSPKPDPTLKGVPDGWQRVHDREGFSLLVPNGWQRRQTKTNIDYTPDNGKHYLRISIDQQPDFESSYLHMKNMELSLRERLPAYQGLGLEPNFYRDHPGSLWEFTWTEKNGESRHAIDQMYYGGDAGPEYALYMTGPAADWDTTRDQFDTMLRGWRAPGDTD, from the coding sequence GTGGATCGATCACAGGGCACGGACGCGGGACTGGTGCTGGCCGGGCGATACCGGCTCGGCGAAGTCCTCGGGCGCGGCGGCATGGGCAAGGTCTGGCAGGCGCACGACGAGGTGCTGCACCGCACCGTCGCCGTCAAGGAGCTGACAGCGGGGCTGTACGTCGCCGAGGCGGACCGGGTGGTGCTGCACGCCCGCACGCAGAAGGAGGCCCGCGCCGCCGCCCGCATCACACACCCGGGCGTGGTCACCGTCCATGACGTCATCGAGCACGACAACCGGCCGTGGATCGTCATGCAGTACGTCGACGGCCCGTCACTCGCCGACGCTGCCAAGGAATCCGGCGAGCTGGAGCCGCGCGAGGCCGCCAGGATCGGCCTCCATGTGCTGGGCGCGCTGCGCGCCGCACACAGCGCCGGGGTGCTGCACCGCGATGTGAAGCCGGGCAACGTGCTGCTCGCCCGGGACGGCCGGGTGCTGCTCACCGACTTCGGGATAGCGGCGATAGAGGGCGACTCGACCATCACCAGGACCGGTGAACTGGTCGGCTCCATAGACTACTTGGCACCCGAGCGGGTACGCGGGGGCGACCCGGGCCCCGCATCCGACCTGTGGTCGCTCGGTGCCACGCTGTACACCGCGGTCGAGGGCAGATCACCGTTCCGCCGCACCTCCCCGATATCCACCATGCAGGCCGTCGTGGCCGAGGAACCGTCGGCGCCCACCCGGGCCGGTGCCCTCACCCCCGTCATCACCGCGCTGCTCCGCAAGGACCCGGCGGACCGGCCCTCGGCCGAGGAGACGGAACGGATGCTGCTGGAGGCCATGGAGGGGCGCCGGCCCCGGGCGGCCCAGGCGTACGTCCCGACGCAGCAGGTGCCGCAGGAGATGCTGCACGCGATGGGCTCGGGCGGAACGTCGGGCGGTACGGCCCAGCTGCCCCACCCCGCCGCCGCCCCGGCCCCCGGGTCCGCGCCGGTGACCCGGCGCGGCCGCGGCCGGTGGCGCACGGCGATGCTGGTCGTCGCCCTGGCGGCGCTGCTCGGCGGCGGCGCGGGGATCGCCGCGATGAAGTACCGGGACCACCCGGGGAGCAGCAGCGCGAGCGGCGGCACCGGAACCCCTGGCGCCCGGTCACCGGACCCGGCCCCCCACAAGTCCTCGCCGAAGTCCTCCCCCAAGCCCGATCCGACGCTGAAGGGCGTACCGGACGGCTGGCAGCGGGTCCACGACCGGGAGGGGTTCAGCCTTCTGGTGCCGAACGGCTGGCAGCGTCGACAGACCAAGACGAACATCGACTACACCCCGGACAACGGCAAGCACTACCTGCGCATCAGCATCGACCAGCAGCCCGACTTCGAGAGTTCTTACCTGCACATGAAGAACATGGAGTTGAGCCTGCGGGAGCGGCTGCCGGCCTACCAGGGTCTGGGCCTGGAACCCAACTTCTACCGTGACCATCCCGGATCGCTCTGGGAGTTCACCTGGACCGAGAAGAACGGCGAGTCGAGGCACGCCATCGACCAGATGTACTACGGGGGCGACGCCGGGCCGGAGTACGCGCTGTACATGACGGGTCCGGCGGCGGACTGGGACACCACCCGCGACCAGTTCGACACCATGCTGCGCGGCTGGCGCGCTCCGGGGGACACCGACTGA
- a CDS encoding protein kinase, producing the protein MDDYAGRVLADRYRLPLPPSDAYELVETRAFDTYSGQEVLVRQVPLPEVVDAEVLDADGQPTPARRTSGRTVRRSTDPAVRRAIEAAQAAAQVPDHPRLDQVFDVFAEAGSLWIVSELVAARPLAALLAERPLNPYRAAEIGSDVLTALRVLHAHGWTHRNITVRTVLICDDGRVVLTGLAAGAAEEALCGYVPVPRPDDAEDDGEYGRPAVESGPTGPYVPPTAGAGPDDPYALPMAEYDSPYDSGSDDPYALPMADSDSDSDSDSDSDSDADADAEYESEYDSEYETGPADPHEPSDPHEPSDPHAPFRPPALSPPARLPGSRGPAAIESASSAGGSESPYGAGELESVRRPPPPVPAPEPGSAAQARATRAGAIAAYRAGARAAARISEEERRAGTDEARDTGILPVQREGAAGPQQPGGRSSAPGLPAPQAYAYDNDDDPYDDEDDEDGGSDGGGQAPPRRLHLTGSWDDGPGAGRPVPAGGSSEDALRADSRRQGAAPAPARPQPPAENRETAPGRWDEIVAGNRDTSAYRGPATTLAAERARQARIAVVGAVTERWAPEQAGPVHENWQLAPPIGPSTDLWALGALLYRAVQGHAPYPEDNAAELVQMVCGEPPAFAEECGALRPVVESLLRQDPTERPDFEELRGWLRSLVRAAPEPEAGFDVVPLPSVDDTRLPVVRRRGELVRKRRGRRNGPAHGRHRHTKGRLEAEPVLAEPREPRAVKPPREPKGPKALRTPPRPQQDGQRAPRRLGRLLLVLILLVLVAAIVYAVMFMPKSGTQSGAGASPSRTATGAPGPGSGSSGGPSPSGSSGAQKPQTSRSAVALAPGYVLRKDDEGFEVGVSKGWQRSPANTDRQIRYGSDGFTLLIVPGRDTVKANGADPLDYQRDKEPELKPFRDSSWSSASGLRRIDVGRQAMAEGQFTWQDGSGREVYVRNLAMIVAGRYHILQVIGPEDQRDKVSDIYQQAIASYRVTP; encoded by the coding sequence GTGGACGACTATGCGGGTCGGGTGCTTGCCGACCGCTACCGCCTTCCGCTGCCCCCGTCCGATGCGTACGAACTGGTCGAGACCCGGGCGTTTGACACATACAGCGGACAGGAAGTCCTGGTCCGGCAGGTGCCGTTGCCGGAGGTCGTGGACGCGGAGGTGCTCGACGCCGACGGCCAGCCCACGCCGGCCCGGCGCACGAGCGGACGCACGGTGCGGCGGTCCACCGATCCGGCGGTCCGGCGCGCCATCGAGGCCGCCCAGGCGGCGGCCCAGGTGCCCGACCACCCGCGGCTCGACCAGGTCTTCGACGTGTTCGCCGAGGCGGGATCGCTCTGGATAGTGAGTGAACTGGTCGCGGCCCGCCCGCTGGCGGCCCTGCTCGCGGAGCGCCCGCTCAATCCGTACCGGGCCGCGGAGATCGGCTCCGACGTCCTGACGGCGCTGCGCGTCCTGCACGCCCACGGCTGGACCCATCGCAACATCACCGTGCGCACGGTGCTCATCTGCGACGACGGACGCGTCGTGCTGACCGGCCTGGCGGCCGGGGCGGCGGAGGAGGCCCTCTGCGGGTACGTGCCGGTGCCGCGCCCGGACGACGCCGAGGACGACGGGGAGTACGGCCGCCCCGCGGTGGAGTCGGGCCCCACCGGCCCGTACGTGCCGCCGACGGCCGGGGCGGGGCCCGATGACCCGTATGCGCTGCCGATGGCCGAGTACGACTCCCCGTACGACTCCGGGTCCGATGACCCGTACGCGCTGCCGATGGCCGACTCCGACTCCGACTCCGACTCCGACTCCGACTCCGACTCCGACGCCGACGCCGACGCCGAGTACGAGTCCGAGTACGACTCCGAGTACGAGACCGGCCCTGCCGACCCGCACGAGCCGTCCGACCCGCACGAGCCGTCCGACCCGCACGCGCCCTTCCGGCCGCCCGCGCTGTCGCCGCCCGCGCGGTTGCCCGGTTCCCGCGGTCCCGCGGCGATCGAGTCCGCGTCGTCCGCGGGTGGCTCCGAGAGCCCGTACGGCGCCGGCGAGCTGGAATCCGTACGCCGTCCGCCGCCGCCCGTCCCCGCCCCCGAGCCCGGCAGTGCCGCCCAGGCGCGTGCCACGCGCGCGGGCGCCATCGCCGCGTACCGCGCGGGTGCCCGCGCCGCCGCGCGCATCAGCGAGGAGGAGCGTCGGGCCGGTACGGACGAGGCGCGGGACACCGGCATCCTGCCGGTCCAGCGCGAAGGTGCCGCCGGGCCGCAGCAGCCCGGCGGCCGGTCCTCCGCGCCCGGCCTGCCGGCCCCCCAGGCATACGCCTACGACAACGACGACGACCCGTACGACGACGAGGACGACGAGGACGGTGGCAGCGACGGTGGCGGTCAGGCGCCGCCCCGGCGGCTGCATCTGACCGGTTCCTGGGACGACGGCCCGGGCGCCGGGCGTCCGGTCCCCGCCGGCGGCTCCAGCGAGGACGCCCTGCGGGCCGACTCCCGGCGCCAGGGTGCCGCCCCGGCGCCCGCCCGCCCGCAGCCGCCCGCGGAGAACCGGGAGACCGCCCCGGGCCGCTGGGACGAGATCGTCGCCGGGAACCGCGACACCTCGGCCTACCGGGGCCCCGCCACCACGCTGGCCGCCGAGCGCGCGCGGCAGGCCCGGATCGCGGTCGTCGGCGCGGTCACCGAGCGCTGGGCGCCCGAGCAGGCCGGGCCGGTCCACGAGAACTGGCAGCTGGCACCGCCCATCGGCCCCTCCACCGACCTCTGGGCGCTGGGCGCGCTGCTCTACCGCGCCGTCCAGGGCCACGCCCCGTACCCCGAGGACAATGCCGCCGAGCTCGTCCAGATGGTCTGCGGTGAGCCGCCCGCCTTCGCCGAGGAGTGCGGTGCGCTGCGGCCCGTCGTCGAGTCGCTGCTGCGCCAGGACCCCACCGAGCGACCGGACTTCGAGGAGCTGCGCGGCTGGCTGCGCTCCCTCGTACGGGCGGCGCCCGAGCCCGAGGCCGGTTTCGACGTCGTGCCGCTGCCGTCCGTGGACGACACCCGGCTGCCCGTCGTGCGCCGCCGGGGCGAGCTCGTCCGCAAGCGCCGCGGCCGCCGCAACGGCCCGGCGCACGGCCGTCACCGCCACACCAAGGGACGGCTGGAGGCGGAGCCGGTACTCGCCGAACCGCGCGAGCCCAGAGCCGTCAAGCCGCCACGCGAGCCCAAGGGCCCCAAGGCGCTGCGCACCCCGCCGCGCCCGCAGCAGGACGGGCAGCGCGCGCCGCGACGGCTCGGCCGGCTGCTGCTCGTCCTGATACTGCTGGTGCTGGTCGCGGCGATCGTGTACGCCGTGATGTTCATGCCCAAGTCCGGTACGCAGTCCGGTGCGGGCGCCAGTCCGTCCCGTACGGCGACCGGAGCGCCCGGTCCGGGCTCCGGCAGCTCCGGCGGGCCGTCGCCGTCCGGGTCGAGCGGCGCGCAGAAGCCGCAGACCAGCCGCTCCGCCGTCGCACTCGCGCCCGGCTACGTGCTGCGCAAGGACGACGAGGGCTTCGAGGTCGGGGTGTCCAAGGGGTGGCAGCGCAGCCCCGCCAACACGGACCGCCAGATCCGCTACGGCAGCGACGGCTTCACCCTGCTGATCGTCCCCGGCCGCGACACCGTCAAGGCGAACGGGGCCGACCCGCTCGACTACCAGCGCGACAAGGAACCCGAGTTGAAGCCCTTCCGGGACTCCAGCTGGTCCTCGGCGAGCGGACTGCGCCGGATCGACGTCGGCCGACAGGCCATGGCGGAGGGCCAGTTCACCTGGCAGGACGGTTCCGGACGGGAGGTGTACGTACGCAACCTGGCGATGATCGTCGCGGGCCGCTACCACATCCTCCAGGTCATCGGTCCGGAGGACCAGCGTGACAAGGTGTCGGACATCTACCAACAAGCCATCGCCTCCTACCGTGTGACGCCCTGA